The Falco rusticolus isolate bFalRus1 chromosome 5, bFalRus1.pri, whole genome shotgun sequence genome has a segment encoding these proteins:
- the ARHGEF5 gene encoding rho guanine nucleotide exchange factor 5 isoform X2, whose translation MFRVYHQPTVSHCAVSRMQDVSLMESEETSEGGTTPREASGVTGEVWDSTAVEREHHAPHASAKMSNSLSESAKGAELSTPEDCLSAPGKAAEMLGRPSNPLQKVPAGLEQEQGDAEPQKGLSELEREMLLSEGGLDCSLKLKQVELVDLESNQDSSLSTVQDGPDPGSAILQAVDLSTEFPQSQAELALCGSNSQAQHPKYPLADAISSQRETPKCFLVCKTVSEGHYKAEPFLDSLSMDSLQEVDAGAEQKQSSKNVAAPTHEQPTSEEAIDDMAKPHISEDAKESVRALEGLEENIESSFSHQLSSTLADDSQISSLQAECNISAGETRNSSMVKEQGTATVPKENSSASKCLHLEDDHRKTESRPASQAESAFQVKDTAKKNEEMSTSQHKKPAQEAVSELQQEEEKKECKLQNLLEEGKSLEPKDRKSKELNEKKQQLQMEDLNLEASASRSELSSVLRHNVDLCGLENVFLAEQTGSAFSPRESVSVDQHPGEDVLLKAYATEAGSGRQPLAVSSLSSNNLNAVGETPVVPPHTCHISDQAEDLEDSGRFSIGGQDIGEVDWDDRTRLGRENEHSDGHGKAVQRLDKRGAPLRGGVAALSSAENPEASVLHPSSGTKNLEPPDPIDPHPITENLGKAELQVFIPALPPELASVASTSGPQQEGASRMASLTPEDCPGTSLNKLLDSVEKPASQAASVQVRDPTSGETASVRTDPGEANISHELLISEEGFHEDLSGQSSFSVIYPSCLPLERSLPEGRRTVAVIAGPLEPPQTPGRTSTPLNHPETTQQKPPEESAIIQPKEMGVPVDREAQEMPLFDQSDCGLNQKEPGSRISSVLSTLTWPSEEDMVFAVSQQEQPLSPASHSSLPLVSEPDAKQLPRLPSLARSPRQTQAPALNANHLAQPPAPESYQPLAPLPYSRPHLNCGMYDSKLLATHPTISHPLHAAASLSDSNTVASASHREDVAEKDDLVPVTREWDLSDSGTHTETSDDSGVSLLAKSFSAVGNEALAGSSDASPETADHHMDIQYGKSSPDHPSWPSLEGLITSTNSKSRDSAQPPPMLAFTNPIHFLQLSPPSPPTTRTACQEEDISGELRWEQEAGVFGVDSKNVQAPLAFTEKTESERRIKQRLEGEGGEHHLVAQPKEEMPRHSPLEKSSSWPDKKSIRVVAQEPAANQENPIKRRVKSKDWHRQGLKRMSVPPDILQEVPSVPSEEEAHKTHREPPVSSETVILREKKPADAMENFKRRHSKLINSSRLLYQEYSDVVLNKAIQSQKRVDSFAEDIESSFPSSPRLRRKVLSPQDSYLQRLSVSSNASLWQDIPMIRGSRILLNMSRDEQKLQEAKFELIMSEASYLRSLNVAVDHFQRSAELQAMLTNQERQWLFSRLHDVRDVSASFLFDLEEKFEEDMFTFHVCDVALKHAPEFRRVYLPYVTNQTYQEQTFQRLLNGNAGFQQVLERLESDPVCQRLSLKSFLILPFQRITRLKLLLQNILKRTRPGSEEEVQATQAYDALEKLIKDCNENVQRMKSTEELIYLSQKIEFECKIFPLISQSRRLVKCGELTALDFSTLSPKWKVTTRPIYLHLFNDCLLLSRPKEGGRFVVFDHAAFSDVRGEKCEMKLHGTNKNVFRLFLLQNYQGKRVEFLFRTETHSEKLRWISALAPPRGELDLLECPDAPQVQCIKTYKARENDELALEKADIIMVMQYSNDGWIEGVKLSDRERGWFPSEHVELISSKHARQKNLKEEQRVKNAKQQVFCKK comes from the exons cagGATGTGTCACTGATGGAGTCTGAAGAAACCAGTGAGGGAGGGACCACTCCCCGAGAAGCCAGCGGCGTCACTGGGGAGGTTTGGGATTCTACAGCAGTTGAAAGAGAGCATCATGCCCCTCACGCATCAGCCAAAATGAGCAACAGCCTGTCTGAATCTGCAAAgggagcagagctcagcactcCTGAGGACTGCCTTTCTGCtccagggaaagcagcagagatgctgggcAGACCCTCTAACCCTCTGCAAAAAGTGCCAGCAGGATTGGAACAAGAGCAAGGTGATGCAGAGCCTCAAAAGGGACTCTCGGAAttggaaagagaaatgcttttaagtGAGGGTGGACTGGATTGTTCTCTGAAACTTAAGCAAGTAGAGCTGGTTGACCTGGAAAGCAACCAGGACTCTTCTCTCAGCACAGTCCAGGATGGGCCAGACCCTGGCAGTGCCATCCTGCAGGCTGTGGACCTCAGCACTGAGTTTCCTCAGAGCCAGGCAGAATTGGCACTTTGTGGCTCAAACTCTCAGGCTCAACATCCAAAATACCCTTTGGCAGATGCCATTTCCTCTCAGAGAGAGACACCTAAGTGCTTCTTGGTGTGTAAAACTGTTTCAGAGGGGCATTATAAGGCTGAACCATTTCTGGATAGCCTCTCCATGGATTCTTTGCAGGAGGTTGATGCTGgtgcagagcagaagcaaagcagcaaaaacGTGGCAGCACCAACTCATGAGCAGCCTACCTCAGAGGAAGCAATAGATGACATGGCTAAACCTCACATTTCTGAAGACGCTAAGGAAAGCGTAAGAGCACTTGAGGGTCTGGAAGAGAATATAGAGTCTTCCTTTTCCCATCAGTTGTCTTCCACCTTAGCAGATGACAGCCAGATAAGTTCACTACAAGCAGAATGCAACATCTCAGCTGGTGAAACAAGGAATAGCAGTATGGTCAAAGAGCAGGGAACAGCAACGGTTCCTAAAGAAAACTCATCCGCTTCTAAATGCCTTCATCTTGAAGATgaccacagaaaaacagagagcaGACCTGCCTCTCAAGCAGAGAGTGCCTTCCAGGTAAAGGatactgctaaaaaaaatgaggaaatgagTACTTCACAGCATAAGAAACCAGCACAGGAGGCAGTGTCTGAACTTcagcaggaagaagagaagaaagagtgCAAACTGCAGAATCTGCTGGAAGAAGGGAAATCTTTGGAGCCCAAAGATCGGAAAAGCAAGGAACTAAATGAGAAGAAACAACAATTGCAGATGGAAGACCTCAATCTGGAGGCATCAGCTTCCAGGTCAGAGTTATCTTCTGTTCTCAGGCATAATGTGGACTTGTGTGGTTTGGAAAACGTTTTTTTGGCTGAGCAAACAGGATCAGCATTTTCTCCTAGGGAGTCTGTCTCTGTGGATCAGCATCCCGGTGAGGATGTACTGCTGAAAGCTTATGCCACAGAAGCAGGTTCTGGACGTCAGCCACTCGCTGTTAGCTCTCTGTCCTCAAATAACCTGAATGCAGTGGGTGAAACTCCAGTGGTGCCTCCACACACATGCCATATCTCTGACCAGGCAGAAGACCTAGAAGACTCTGGCCGCTTTTCCATTGGTGGTCAGGATATTGGAGAAGTGGACTGGGATGACAGGACAAGACTGGGCAGGGAGAATGAGCACAGTGATGGGCATGGAAAGGCTGTCCAGAGGCTTGATAAAAGAGGTGCACCTCTTCGTGGAGGAGTGGCAGCGCTTTCTAGTGCAGAGAACCCAGAGGCTTCTGTTCTACATCCTTCCTCAGGTACCAAGAACTTGGAGCCACCTGATCCCATAGATCCTCATCCCATTACAGAAAATTTGGGAAAAGCTGAGCTTCAGGTCTTCATTCCAGCTTTACCTCCAGAGCTCGCCTCTGTGGCTTCAACATCTGGCCCACAGCAAGAGGGTGCTAGCAGAATGGCCTCCTTGACCCCTGAGGACTGTCCTGGCACCAGCCTGAACAAACTGCTAGACTCTGTAGAGAAGCCAGCCAGCCAAGCTGCTTCTGTACAAGTGCGGGACCCAACATCAGGGGAAACTGCTAGTGTACGTACTGATCCAGGGGAGGCCAACATTTCCCATGAACTCCTTATTTCTGAGGAAGGCTTTCATGAAGACCTTAGTGGCCAGTCTTCTTTCTCTGTAATATACCCAAGCTGTCTTCCTCTAGAGAGGAGCCTTCCTGAGGGCAGGAGGACTGTGGCTGTCATTGCAGGGCCTCTGGAACCACCCCAAACACCAGGCAGGACTTCCACTCCCCTGAACCACCCAGAGACAACTCAGCAAAAACCCCCAGAAGAAAGTGCCATTATCCAACCAAAAGAAATGGGAGTACCTGTGGATCGTGAAGCACAagaaatgcctttatttgatCAGTCTGACTGCGGTTTAAACCAAAAAGAGCCTGGATCCAGAATCTCCAGTGTCCTGAGCACCCTAACCTGGCCCTCTGAAGAAGATATGGTCTTTGCCGTGAGCCAGCAAGAACAACCTCTGTCCCCTGCATCCCATTCAAGCCTACCTCTGGTGTCTGAGCCTGATGCCAAACAGCTTCCTCGCCTTCCTTCCCTTGCCCGAAGCCCCAGGCAAACTCAGGCCCCTGCACTTAATGCAAATCACCTTGCCCAACCTCCAGCCCCTGAAAGTTACCAGCCGCTGGCTCCTTTACCCTACTCCAGGCCACATCTCAACTGTGGTATGTATGATAGTAAGTTACTAGCCACTCACCCTACTATAAGCCATCCTCTGCACGCTGCTGCCTCTCTGTCTGATTCTAATACTGTGGCCTCTGCTTCTCACAGAGAAGATGTAGCAGAGAAAGATGACCTTGTTCCAGTAACTAGAGAGTGGGATCTCAGTGACTCAGGTACCCATACAGAGACATCTGATGACTCAGGGGTCAGTTTGTTGgccaaaagcttttctgctgttggaAATGAAGCATTGGCCGGCTCCTCTGATGCCAGCCCTGAAACAGCAGACCACCACATGGATATACAGTATGGAAAATCTTCACCTGACCACCCTTCTTGGCCCTCGCTGGAAGGCCTGATAACATCCACAAACTCCAAGAGCCGGGACTCTGCACAGCCACCTCCAATGCTAGCATTCACCAATCCAATCCATTtcctccagctcagccctcCATCACCACCAACCACCAGGACAGCCTGCCAAGAGGAGGACATCTCAGGGGAGCTGCGATGGGAGCAAGAGGCAGGTGTCTTTGGTGTGGACTCAAAGAATGTCCAAGCTCCATTGGCattcacagagaaaacagaaagtgagAGGAGGATCAAGCAAAGGCTGGAAGGAGAAGGTGGGGAACACCACTTGGTAGCTCAGCCAAAGGAGGAAATGCCCAGACACTCACCCTTGGAGAAATCATCAAGTTGGCCAGACAAAAAATCGATCAGGGTAGTtgcacaggagccagcagccaATCAAGAAAACCCAATTAAACGCCGAGTAAAAAGCAAGGACTGGCACCGTCAGGGCCTGAAGAGGATGTCAGTACCACCAGACATCTTGCAGG AAGTTCCTTCTGTTCCTTCAGAGGAAGAAGCTCACAAGACACACAGGGAGCCACCAGTCAGTTCAGAAACAGTTATATTGCG agaaaagaaacctgCAGATGCAATGGAGAACTTCAAACGCCGGCACTCCAAACTGATCAACTCCT CAAGACTGCTGTATCAGGAATACAGTGACGTGGTTCTGAACAAGGCCATTCAAAGCCAGAAGAGAGTGGATTCTTTTGCAGAGGATATAGAGTCGAGTTTCCCGAGCTCTCCAAGGCTACGGAGGAAAGTGCTTTCTCCCCAGGACTCATATTTGCAGCGTCTGTCAGTCTCATCTAATGCGTCCCTCTGGCAGGACATCCCCATGATACGGGGCAGCAGAATACTACTCAATATGTCCCGTGATGAGCAGAAGCTGCAAGAG GCCAAGTTTGAGTTGATAATGTCTGAGGCTTCCTACCTGCGCAGTTTAAATGTGGCGGTGGATCACTTCCAGCGATCAGCAGAGCTCCAGGCAATGCTCACCAATCAAGAGCGTCAGTGGCTTTTCTCCCGCCTTCATGATGTACGCGACGTCAGCGCTAG TTTCCTTTTTGACTTGGAGGAGAAATTTGAGGAGGACATGTTCACCTTCCATGTGTGTGACGTGGCTCTGAAACACGCCCCTGAATTCCGCAGGGTGTATCTACCATATGTAACAAACCAGACATATCAGGAGCAAACCTTCCAGCGGTTACT aaatggaaatgcaggGTTCCAGCAAGTCCTGGAGAGACTGGAAAGTGATCCTGTATGCCAGCGCCTCTCACTGAAATCCTTCCTCATCCTTCCTTTCCAGCGCATCACTCGTCTCAAACTCCTTCTACAG AATATCCTGAAGAGAACTCGGCCTGGGTCTGAGGAGGAAGTGCAAGCAACACAGGCCTATGATGCGCTTGAAAAG CTCATCAAGGATTGCAATGAAAATGTCCAGCGCATGAAGAGCACTGAAGAGCTGATCTACCTCAGCCAGAAGATTGAATTTGAGTGCAAG ATATTCCCACTCATCTCACAGTCAAGGCGACTTGTAAAGTGTGGTGAGCTGACAGCACTGGACTTCAGCACCCTGAGTCCAAAATGGAAAGTCACCACCCGGCCCATCTACCTACATCTTTTCAATGACTGTCTGCTCTTGTCTCGGCCGAAGGA GGGTGGACGTTTTGTTGTGTTTGACCATGCTGCTTTCTCAGATGTGCGTGGGGAGAAGTGTGAGATGAAACTGCatggaacaaacaaaaatgtttttcgTCTCTTTCTACTTCAGAATTACCAGGGAAAGAGAGTGGAGTTTTTGTTTCGTACAGAGACACA CAGTGAGAAGCTGAGGTGGATCTCTGCTTTGGCTCCTCCGCGAGGAGAACTGGATCTCTTGGAGTGCCCCG ATGCACCCCAGGTTCAATGCATAAAGACTTACAAGGCTCGGGAAAATGATGAGCTGGCTTTGGAGAAAGCAGACATCATCATGGTTATGCAGTACAGCAATGATG GATGGATAGAAGGAGTCAAACTTTCGGACCGGGAGAGAGGCTGGTTCCCCTCAGAACACGTGGAACTCATCTCCAGTAAACATGCGCGGCAGAAGAACCTGAAGGAGGAACAACGTGTGAAGAATGCCAAGCAGCAGGTCTTTTGCAAGAAATAA
- the ARHGEF5 gene encoding rho guanine nucleotide exchange factor 5 isoform X1, producing the protein MACHGREAEEGKAREIPARRSLLGFWLPLRSPSTAAAPGQPGRPGQPAGGAGVELPPCWPDPFLPPSIRVALMLDASFIPRGWIRPGSNLQDVSLMESEETSEGGTTPREASGVTGEVWDSTAVEREHHAPHASAKMSNSLSESAKGAELSTPEDCLSAPGKAAEMLGRPSNPLQKVPAGLEQEQGDAEPQKGLSELEREMLLSEGGLDCSLKLKQVELVDLESNQDSSLSTVQDGPDPGSAILQAVDLSTEFPQSQAELALCGSNSQAQHPKYPLADAISSQRETPKCFLVCKTVSEGHYKAEPFLDSLSMDSLQEVDAGAEQKQSSKNVAAPTHEQPTSEEAIDDMAKPHISEDAKESVRALEGLEENIESSFSHQLSSTLADDSQISSLQAECNISAGETRNSSMVKEQGTATVPKENSSASKCLHLEDDHRKTESRPASQAESAFQVKDTAKKNEEMSTSQHKKPAQEAVSELQQEEEKKECKLQNLLEEGKSLEPKDRKSKELNEKKQQLQMEDLNLEASASRSELSSVLRHNVDLCGLENVFLAEQTGSAFSPRESVSVDQHPGEDVLLKAYATEAGSGRQPLAVSSLSSNNLNAVGETPVVPPHTCHISDQAEDLEDSGRFSIGGQDIGEVDWDDRTRLGRENEHSDGHGKAVQRLDKRGAPLRGGVAALSSAENPEASVLHPSSGTKNLEPPDPIDPHPITENLGKAELQVFIPALPPELASVASTSGPQQEGASRMASLTPEDCPGTSLNKLLDSVEKPASQAASVQVRDPTSGETASVRTDPGEANISHELLISEEGFHEDLSGQSSFSVIYPSCLPLERSLPEGRRTVAVIAGPLEPPQTPGRTSTPLNHPETTQQKPPEESAIIQPKEMGVPVDREAQEMPLFDQSDCGLNQKEPGSRISSVLSTLTWPSEEDMVFAVSQQEQPLSPASHSSLPLVSEPDAKQLPRLPSLARSPRQTQAPALNANHLAQPPAPESYQPLAPLPYSRPHLNCGMYDSKLLATHPTISHPLHAAASLSDSNTVASASHREDVAEKDDLVPVTREWDLSDSGTHTETSDDSGVSLLAKSFSAVGNEALAGSSDASPETADHHMDIQYGKSSPDHPSWPSLEGLITSTNSKSRDSAQPPPMLAFTNPIHFLQLSPPSPPTTRTACQEEDISGELRWEQEAGVFGVDSKNVQAPLAFTEKTESERRIKQRLEGEGGEHHLVAQPKEEMPRHSPLEKSSSWPDKKSIRVVAQEPAANQENPIKRRVKSKDWHRQGLKRMSVPPDILQEVPSVPSEEEAHKTHREPPVSSETVILREKKPADAMENFKRRHSKLINSSRLLYQEYSDVVLNKAIQSQKRVDSFAEDIESSFPSSPRLRRKVLSPQDSYLQRLSVSSNASLWQDIPMIRGSRILLNMSRDEQKLQEAKFELIMSEASYLRSLNVAVDHFQRSAELQAMLTNQERQWLFSRLHDVRDVSASFLFDLEEKFEEDMFTFHVCDVALKHAPEFRRVYLPYVTNQTYQEQTFQRLLNGNAGFQQVLERLESDPVCQRLSLKSFLILPFQRITRLKLLLQNILKRTRPGSEEEVQATQAYDALEKLIKDCNENVQRMKSTEELIYLSQKIEFECKIFPLISQSRRLVKCGELTALDFSTLSPKWKVTTRPIYLHLFNDCLLLSRPKEGGRFVVFDHAAFSDVRGEKCEMKLHGTNKNVFRLFLLQNYQGKRVEFLFRTETHSEKLRWISALAPPRGELDLLECPDAPQVQCIKTYKARENDELALEKADIIMVMQYSNDGWIEGVKLSDRERGWFPSEHVELISSKHARQKNLKEEQRVKNAKQQVFCKK; encoded by the exons cagGATGTGTCACTGATGGAGTCTGAAGAAACCAGTGAGGGAGGGACCACTCCCCGAGAAGCCAGCGGCGTCACTGGGGAGGTTTGGGATTCTACAGCAGTTGAAAGAGAGCATCATGCCCCTCACGCATCAGCCAAAATGAGCAACAGCCTGTCTGAATCTGCAAAgggagcagagctcagcactcCTGAGGACTGCCTTTCTGCtccagggaaagcagcagagatgctgggcAGACCCTCTAACCCTCTGCAAAAAGTGCCAGCAGGATTGGAACAAGAGCAAGGTGATGCAGAGCCTCAAAAGGGACTCTCGGAAttggaaagagaaatgcttttaagtGAGGGTGGACTGGATTGTTCTCTGAAACTTAAGCAAGTAGAGCTGGTTGACCTGGAAAGCAACCAGGACTCTTCTCTCAGCACAGTCCAGGATGGGCCAGACCCTGGCAGTGCCATCCTGCAGGCTGTGGACCTCAGCACTGAGTTTCCTCAGAGCCAGGCAGAATTGGCACTTTGTGGCTCAAACTCTCAGGCTCAACATCCAAAATACCCTTTGGCAGATGCCATTTCCTCTCAGAGAGAGACACCTAAGTGCTTCTTGGTGTGTAAAACTGTTTCAGAGGGGCATTATAAGGCTGAACCATTTCTGGATAGCCTCTCCATGGATTCTTTGCAGGAGGTTGATGCTGgtgcagagcagaagcaaagcagcaaaaacGTGGCAGCACCAACTCATGAGCAGCCTACCTCAGAGGAAGCAATAGATGACATGGCTAAACCTCACATTTCTGAAGACGCTAAGGAAAGCGTAAGAGCACTTGAGGGTCTGGAAGAGAATATAGAGTCTTCCTTTTCCCATCAGTTGTCTTCCACCTTAGCAGATGACAGCCAGATAAGTTCACTACAAGCAGAATGCAACATCTCAGCTGGTGAAACAAGGAATAGCAGTATGGTCAAAGAGCAGGGAACAGCAACGGTTCCTAAAGAAAACTCATCCGCTTCTAAATGCCTTCATCTTGAAGATgaccacagaaaaacagagagcaGACCTGCCTCTCAAGCAGAGAGTGCCTTCCAGGTAAAGGatactgctaaaaaaaatgaggaaatgagTACTTCACAGCATAAGAAACCAGCACAGGAGGCAGTGTCTGAACTTcagcaggaagaagagaagaaagagtgCAAACTGCAGAATCTGCTGGAAGAAGGGAAATCTTTGGAGCCCAAAGATCGGAAAAGCAAGGAACTAAATGAGAAGAAACAACAATTGCAGATGGAAGACCTCAATCTGGAGGCATCAGCTTCCAGGTCAGAGTTATCTTCTGTTCTCAGGCATAATGTGGACTTGTGTGGTTTGGAAAACGTTTTTTTGGCTGAGCAAACAGGATCAGCATTTTCTCCTAGGGAGTCTGTCTCTGTGGATCAGCATCCCGGTGAGGATGTACTGCTGAAAGCTTATGCCACAGAAGCAGGTTCTGGACGTCAGCCACTCGCTGTTAGCTCTCTGTCCTCAAATAACCTGAATGCAGTGGGTGAAACTCCAGTGGTGCCTCCACACACATGCCATATCTCTGACCAGGCAGAAGACCTAGAAGACTCTGGCCGCTTTTCCATTGGTGGTCAGGATATTGGAGAAGTGGACTGGGATGACAGGACAAGACTGGGCAGGGAGAATGAGCACAGTGATGGGCATGGAAAGGCTGTCCAGAGGCTTGATAAAAGAGGTGCACCTCTTCGTGGAGGAGTGGCAGCGCTTTCTAGTGCAGAGAACCCAGAGGCTTCTGTTCTACATCCTTCCTCAGGTACCAAGAACTTGGAGCCACCTGATCCCATAGATCCTCATCCCATTACAGAAAATTTGGGAAAAGCTGAGCTTCAGGTCTTCATTCCAGCTTTACCTCCAGAGCTCGCCTCTGTGGCTTCAACATCTGGCCCACAGCAAGAGGGTGCTAGCAGAATGGCCTCCTTGACCCCTGAGGACTGTCCTGGCACCAGCCTGAACAAACTGCTAGACTCTGTAGAGAAGCCAGCCAGCCAAGCTGCTTCTGTACAAGTGCGGGACCCAACATCAGGGGAAACTGCTAGTGTACGTACTGATCCAGGGGAGGCCAACATTTCCCATGAACTCCTTATTTCTGAGGAAGGCTTTCATGAAGACCTTAGTGGCCAGTCTTCTTTCTCTGTAATATACCCAAGCTGTCTTCCTCTAGAGAGGAGCCTTCCTGAGGGCAGGAGGACTGTGGCTGTCATTGCAGGGCCTCTGGAACCACCCCAAACACCAGGCAGGACTTCCACTCCCCTGAACCACCCAGAGACAACTCAGCAAAAACCCCCAGAAGAAAGTGCCATTATCCAACCAAAAGAAATGGGAGTACCTGTGGATCGTGAAGCACAagaaatgcctttatttgatCAGTCTGACTGCGGTTTAAACCAAAAAGAGCCTGGATCCAGAATCTCCAGTGTCCTGAGCACCCTAACCTGGCCCTCTGAAGAAGATATGGTCTTTGCCGTGAGCCAGCAAGAACAACCTCTGTCCCCTGCATCCCATTCAAGCCTACCTCTGGTGTCTGAGCCTGATGCCAAACAGCTTCCTCGCCTTCCTTCCCTTGCCCGAAGCCCCAGGCAAACTCAGGCCCCTGCACTTAATGCAAATCACCTTGCCCAACCTCCAGCCCCTGAAAGTTACCAGCCGCTGGCTCCTTTACCCTACTCCAGGCCACATCTCAACTGTGGTATGTATGATAGTAAGTTACTAGCCACTCACCCTACTATAAGCCATCCTCTGCACGCTGCTGCCTCTCTGTCTGATTCTAATACTGTGGCCTCTGCTTCTCACAGAGAAGATGTAGCAGAGAAAGATGACCTTGTTCCAGTAACTAGAGAGTGGGATCTCAGTGACTCAGGTACCCATACAGAGACATCTGATGACTCAGGGGTCAGTTTGTTGgccaaaagcttttctgctgttggaAATGAAGCATTGGCCGGCTCCTCTGATGCCAGCCCTGAAACAGCAGACCACCACATGGATATACAGTATGGAAAATCTTCACCTGACCACCCTTCTTGGCCCTCGCTGGAAGGCCTGATAACATCCACAAACTCCAAGAGCCGGGACTCTGCACAGCCACCTCCAATGCTAGCATTCACCAATCCAATCCATTtcctccagctcagccctcCATCACCACCAACCACCAGGACAGCCTGCCAAGAGGAGGACATCTCAGGGGAGCTGCGATGGGAGCAAGAGGCAGGTGTCTTTGGTGTGGACTCAAAGAATGTCCAAGCTCCATTGGCattcacagagaaaacagaaagtgagAGGAGGATCAAGCAAAGGCTGGAAGGAGAAGGTGGGGAACACCACTTGGTAGCTCAGCCAAAGGAGGAAATGCCCAGACACTCACCCTTGGAGAAATCATCAAGTTGGCCAGACAAAAAATCGATCAGGGTAGTtgcacaggagccagcagccaATCAAGAAAACCCAATTAAACGCCGAGTAAAAAGCAAGGACTGGCACCGTCAGGGCCTGAAGAGGATGTCAGTACCACCAGACATCTTGCAGG AAGTTCCTTCTGTTCCTTCAGAGGAAGAAGCTCACAAGACACACAGGGAGCCACCAGTCAGTTCAGAAACAGTTATATTGCG agaaaagaaacctgCAGATGCAATGGAGAACTTCAAACGCCGGCACTCCAAACTGATCAACTCCT CAAGACTGCTGTATCAGGAATACAGTGACGTGGTTCTGAACAAGGCCATTCAAAGCCAGAAGAGAGTGGATTCTTTTGCAGAGGATATAGAGTCGAGTTTCCCGAGCTCTCCAAGGCTACGGAGGAAAGTGCTTTCTCCCCAGGACTCATATTTGCAGCGTCTGTCAGTCTCATCTAATGCGTCCCTCTGGCAGGACATCCCCATGATACGGGGCAGCAGAATACTACTCAATATGTCCCGTGATGAGCAGAAGCTGCAAGAG GCCAAGTTTGAGTTGATAATGTCTGAGGCTTCCTACCTGCGCAGTTTAAATGTGGCGGTGGATCACTTCCAGCGATCAGCAGAGCTCCAGGCAATGCTCACCAATCAAGAGCGTCAGTGGCTTTTCTCCCGCCTTCATGATGTACGCGACGTCAGCGCTAG TTTCCTTTTTGACTTGGAGGAGAAATTTGAGGAGGACATGTTCACCTTCCATGTGTGTGACGTGGCTCTGAAACACGCCCCTGAATTCCGCAGGGTGTATCTACCATATGTAACAAACCAGACATATCAGGAGCAAACCTTCCAGCGGTTACT aaatggaaatgcaggGTTCCAGCAAGTCCTGGAGAGACTGGAAAGTGATCCTGTATGCCAGCGCCTCTCACTGAAATCCTTCCTCATCCTTCCTTTCCAGCGCATCACTCGTCTCAAACTCCTTCTACAG AATATCCTGAAGAGAACTCGGCCTGGGTCTGAGGAGGAAGTGCAAGCAACACAGGCCTATGATGCGCTTGAAAAG CTCATCAAGGATTGCAATGAAAATGTCCAGCGCATGAAGAGCACTGAAGAGCTGATCTACCTCAGCCAGAAGATTGAATTTGAGTGCAAG ATATTCCCACTCATCTCACAGTCAAGGCGACTTGTAAAGTGTGGTGAGCTGACAGCACTGGACTTCAGCACCCTGAGTCCAAAATGGAAAGTCACCACCCGGCCCATCTACCTACATCTTTTCAATGACTGTCTGCTCTTGTCTCGGCCGAAGGA GGGTGGACGTTTTGTTGTGTTTGACCATGCTGCTTTCTCAGATGTGCGTGGGGAGAAGTGTGAGATGAAACTGCatggaacaaacaaaaatgtttttcgTCTCTTTCTACTTCAGAATTACCAGGGAAAGAGAGTGGAGTTTTTGTTTCGTACAGAGACACA CAGTGAGAAGCTGAGGTGGATCTCTGCTTTGGCTCCTCCGCGAGGAGAACTGGATCTCTTGGAGTGCCCCG ATGCACCCCAGGTTCAATGCATAAAGACTTACAAGGCTCGGGAAAATGATGAGCTGGCTTTGGAGAAAGCAGACATCATCATGGTTATGCAGTACAGCAATGATG GATGGATAGAAGGAGTCAAACTTTCGGACCGGGAGAGAGGCTGGTTCCCCTCAGAACACGTGGAACTCATCTCCAGTAAACATGCGCGGCAGAAGAACCTGAAGGAGGAACAACGTGTGAAGAATGCCAAGCAGCAGGTCTTTTGCAAGAAATAA